Within the Opitutaceae bacterium TAV5 genome, the region CGTCCGCGGCCCCTACACCGAGGAAAAAGAAAAAGCCGCGTACGAATAAGGGCGCGTCCTTTTTCCCGCCTCGCGCCCCGGCATGATCGAAAAATGTCCCCATCGTCAAAGTGACGACACCGGCATCGGCCACCGGATGGGGACCGATACAGCCTGCATGTATTCCATTTTCTAACACGGACTATCAGGCGGGATTCAAAGGAGACCGGCACGGAGGCCCTATCTTGATTTTATAGACCAACATTCTCATGAATCCGGCCGAACCAAGGCCGCGTACCAGCAAGCGCCAAAGGTTTTTCTGACCAGGCAACTGGAAGCTCCACCGCTCCCGAACCGTCTGACCCGCCGCCACTGCGGGAGGATCGTTTCATCCAGGAAAATTCACCGATGAAAAGAATCATGCCACCCTCCCGCCTGTTCGCCACAGCCATTCTGGCCAGTCTCTCCCTTGCGACAGCGCTCTGCGCCACTGCCCGGACCAAAATCGTCGTCGCCGACGCCAAGACCACTCATCATCTCAATCTCTACATTGCCAAGGAACTCGGCTATTTCGAAAAGCGAGGCCTCGATGTGAGCATCATCGACACCAAGGATCTCACGGCCGCGCGGGATCTGCTTGTATCCGGAAAGGCAGACTTCTTCTGGGCCTGCCCCACCGCCGCCATTGCCGCCATCGCCAATGGCGCGCCGATCAAGATCGTCTCCCAGGTCAAGAAGCCCTGCACCTCCGTTCTCGTCGCCTCGCCCGATTCTCCAATCACCAGGCTGGAAGACCTGAAAGGCAAACGCATCGCCGGCATCTCCCCCACCTGCGAAGCCGTGATCTCGATCACCGTTGCGGCCAAAAAAGCCGGCGGGGAATTCACGCTCGAAAAACTCGCCGGCGGTCCCGCCATCGCCGCCCTCGATGCCAAAGCCGTGGATGCCGCCATCCTCGAAGAACCGCAGGTCAGCATCGCCGAGCTCAAAGGCTACAAGGTGCTCTTCCCGGCCATCTCCGAAAACATTCCCTGCCGCACCATCAATGTCCGCAACGCCTTCCTGAAAAACAACACCGAAGCCTCGAAGCAGTTCATCGAAGCCGTCGAAGAAGCAAATACCTTCATCCTCAAGGATCCGGCTTCCGGCCAGGTCGTCGCCATCGCCGAAAAATACACCGGGGCTCCGGCCAGCGCGATCAGGCACGGCAACCATCGTCTCAAGTTTCAGACTACGGTGGACGAAGCCGGCCTGAGCGCCCTTGCCGACGAACTGATCGCCCTCGGCGACATCCGCGAAAATCCCGGCAGCCGTCTCTACGCCGAGGAGTTCCGCGGCATCACCTGGGGAAAGTAAACCCGACACCATGCGGATTCCCGACATCTTCCGTCTTCTCCTCGTCCCGGCGCTTTCCGTCCTTCCGGACTTGTCGGGTGCCGTCGCGACCCCGGCGCTCGCGGTCGGGCACACCGGGAATCCGCTGCTCGCCCCGCTCTACGCCACCGCCGACCGGGCGGAGGAAAACGGACTCGCCCTCGCCCTGCGCCGTTTCGGCACGGGAGGCGATGTCGGGTACGCCCTGCTCGCCGGCGAAATCGACGCCGGTTTCGTTGAACCGGACAGGGCGCTCGCCCTGCTGCGCCTGCCCGAAGCCGCTCGCCTGCAGCCGGCCGGCGTCATGAATTTTCCCTACGGAGCCACGCTCGTCCTGCGCAAGAATCTCGACAAACGCCTCGACGAGCTCGGCGACGCCCGGATCGCGGCGGCCGGCCCGCATTGCGCGCTGCTCCACCGCTTCCGGACCGACGCCGGCCGGCTCGGGGCCGATCTCTCGAACCACCGGCTCCGTTTCATGCCCTTCGATGCCATGCTCCCGGCGCTCGAATCGCGCACCGTCGACGCCATCCTCGTCAAGGGCGCGTATGCGGGGCTCGCCGTCCGGCAGGGGCACACGATCCTTTACCAGAACTGGGACGTGCAGGCCGGCGATGCCTGCTGCCCGGCCATCGTTTCGCAGGCGGAATACATCCTCGTCGTGCGCGCCGACGCCGAAAAACGGACCGCTGCGCTGGTGAACGCGCTTGCGGCGGCCGACCGGCTGCCTCCTGCCGACCTGCGCCGCGCGACGGCCCGCCACCTCGCCTGGGACGGGGCGGCGCTGGACGAGCTGCCGCTCGCCTCCTTCGTCCCGCTGACCGCCGACCTGCGCAAGGAGCTTGGCCTGCCCGGCGGGGAGGACACCGCGCCTTGAGCCGTTCCACCTCTCCCCTCGATGCCGGCACCCGCGGCTGGCGACGCGCGGCGCAGGACACCGGCTCGTTCCTGAAAACCGCCTTCGGCAGCCTCGTCACCATCGAGTTTCTGACCCTCTTCATTCCCATCCTCGTGCTCTGGGAAGTGTTGCCGCGCACGGGCGTGCTGCCCGCCACCCTCGTGCCGCCGCCCAGCCGGGTGGCCGGGGCGTTCCACGACCTGTTTGTGCACAAGAATCTGGCCGGCCACATCGGCATCAGCCTGCTGCGCTTCGGCCTCGGGCTGGGGCTGGCGCTCGTCACCGCCTTCCCCATCGGCGTGCTCATGGGGTGGAACATCTTCGTCCGCAAGCACGCGCTGCCCCTGTTCCAGATTCTCGCTCCCGTGCCGCCGCCCGCCTGGGTGCCGCTCACCATCGTCGCGCTCGGCGTCGGCCTGCCGATGCAGACGTTCCTGATCTTTCTCGGCGCGTTTTACCCGATCCTGTTCAACACGTATCAGGGAGTCAAGGACACCGATCCCCGCTACCTCGCCTCGGCCCGGGTCTTCGGCGCGAGCGAGTTCACCCTCATCCGCAAGGTCTATATCTGGCATGCGCTCGGCTCCGTCATCATGGGCATCAAGATCGGCATCTCCCTCGGCCTGGTCATGCTCGTCATCGCCGAGATGCACGGCGGCAACTCGGGCATCGGCTACC harbors:
- a CDS encoding nitrate ABC transporter substrate-binding protein; the protein is MKRIMPPSRLFATAILASLSLATALCATARTKIVVADAKTTHHLNLYIAKELGYFEKRGLDVSIIDTKDLTAARDLLVSGKADFFWACPTAAIAAIANGAPIKIVSQVKKPCTSVLVASPDSPITRLEDLKGKRIAGISPTCEAVISITVAAKKAGGEFTLEKLAGGPAIAALDAKAVDAAILEEPQVSIAELKGYKVLFPAISENIPCRTINVRNAFLKNNTEASKQFIEAVEEANTFILKDPASGQVVAIAEKYTGAPASAIRHGNHRLKFQTTVDEAGLSALADELIALGDIRENPGSRLYAEEFRGITWGK
- a CDS encoding sulfonate ABC transporter permease, with translation MSRSTSPLDAGTRGWRRAAQDTGSFLKTAFGSLVTIEFLTLFIPILVLWEVLPRTGVLPATLVPPPSRVAGAFHDLFVHKNLAGHIGISLLRFGLGLGLALVTAFPIGVLMGWNIFVRKHALPLFQILAPVPPPAWVPLTIVALGVGLPMQTFLIFLGAFYPILFNTYQGVKDTDPRYLASARVFGASEFTLIRKVYIWHALGSVIMGIKIGISLGLVMLVIAEMHGGNSGIGYLLVESKEYFRIDRMVVAMVLLGAIGWFLIEVMKFIEAKLALWRAGR